In Cicer arietinum cultivar CDC Frontier isolate Library 1 chromosome 7, Cicar.CDCFrontier_v2.0, whole genome shotgun sequence, the genomic window tataatgaaaatGCATCGTGGTAAAAAAGAGCAAGATGATAATATAAGGAAAGGTCCATGGAAATCAGAAGAAGATGAGGTACTTGTTCAACATGTCAAAAAATATGGTCCTCGAGATTGGAGCTCCATTCGATCCAAAGGTCTTCTTCTTAGAACTGGCAAGTCTTGTCGTCTTCGTTGGGTCAATAAGCTCCGACCAAACCTCAAAAAGTATCTTTTCGATCTCCTCATTCACTCTTATATATGTCTTTTCATTCTATTGCATGCATATGCATGTTCATTTCattcacttttaattttattttttgtttttggggGGGTGTCTCTTTCTCTATCAAAGTGGGTGCAAGTTTAGTGTAGAGGAAGAAAGGATTGTGATAGACTTGCAGAGAGAATTTGGGAACAGGTGGGCTAAGATTGCATCCTCTTTGCCTGGAAGAACAGACAATGATGTCAAAAATTTCTGGAGCAGTAGGCAAAAGAGGTTGGCTAGGCTTCtcaaaacatcatcatcatcaacaacaacctTAAAGtcacacaaaaataaaactaaagttTCTGCCTCTGTTCCAACTTCAAAGGTAAACAACACAAAAGttccttttttttaaagtcttttCTCTCCCTTCCATTTTTGTAGGATTTAGTGTATATCCACGCACAAAGTCCAATTGTGTTGGATACTGGAGGTGtattggaaaaaaaatctaaatccaaCAAATCGTTAATATAAGAATGAGTTACGTTAATAACCGGGATCAACACACTATCATATTTGTCGATGTTTGTGTTTGTGCTTCATATGAAACATCGACACTCTTAGAACTAGGCGTGTCTCCGTGTCAGACACATGTTACTGTCCGACACCCTATGGCACTAGCCAGATATCTTTGGCAAGTTTCCCAATTTTTTTCTAATGTTTCGACACATCTCAGAAACTTCTCTACATGTAATTTCTACCATTGGTTACAATTTCCTTGCTTTCTAAGAGAACACAATAGAAGACTTTGAAAAATGAGTAACATAAAGTTGTTGTTGACTTGCAGGCTCCTAAGTTCAGTTCTTCATCAGAGGGAGAATCATCAACAAGGCCTCAATCATGCTCATTACCTTGCATTGAGAATTCTGAACAAGTTATTCAAATGGTGCCATTAGCAGATCTTATAAAAACCGAGCAACCGATTTTTGACACAAGCTACGTCGAACAAGAGTTTAATCCTTTTGCGAGCAATGAACACATTGCATTTCCTCAAATTTCAGAACTCCAAACTGATCTAACTTTTCCAATGGAAAGCCAACAAGACCTATTCGGAAGAGTTGatgatcaaaatttatttgatgtGTTTGGTCCCTTGGATTCATCTGAATTTGGAATGGTTCCACAACATCCTCTTAAATTCCCTTTCTTTGATCCATCAGAGAGTTGTAGAATTGATAGCAACAGAAACATTGATAGTTTCTTTGATGATTTCCCTCAGTACATGTTTGATGACATAGATCAGCCACCTTCAAGTCCATCTAAGCTCTGAATTTGTTTTGCCATTTTGTTATTTCTTCTGTGTGTAGCTGTGTTTGCAATTTTAGGCCGATAAGTATTTGTAATACTTAAAAATTTGGCTAGTCATTGTAATTTGGGTCATTGATGTCATTTTTAGGACGGCTAGAAAGAGACACTGCAAATGTCCACAATGTTGGTCTTTTTGTTGGTCAACTTGTTAAAGTTTGGGGCTTTT contains:
- the LOC101504554 gene encoding transcription factor DUO1; translated protein: MKMHRGKKEQDDNIRKGPWKSEEDEVLVQHVKKYGPRDWSSIRSKGLLLRTGKSCRLRWVNKLRPNLKNGCKFSVEEERIVIDLQREFGNRWAKIASSLPGRTDNDVKNFWSSRQKRLARLLKTSSSSTTTLKSHKNKTKVSASVPTSKAPKFSSSSEGESSTRPQSCSLPCIENSEQVIQMVPLADLIKTEQPIFDTSYVEQEFNPFASNEHIAFPQISELQTDLTFPMESQQDLFGRVDDQNLFDVFGPLDSSEFGMVPQHPLKFPFFDPSESCRIDSNRNIDSFFDDFPQYMFDDIDQPPSSPSKL